Proteins from a single region of Mytilus trossulus isolate FHL-02 chromosome 2, PNRI_Mtr1.1.1.hap1, whole genome shotgun sequence:
- the LOC134708200 gene encoding uncharacterized protein LOC134708200 isoform X3, whose product MSNYVGHIYRTSIRKKMDHVYEEIIAGSCKKMKFVRHAKDNDESKPTPCKRNKNMVYTPCKGVSNCHAVPGTPTQKMPFTSTSVLNHRISLTNDNTYLCPAPSTTVKHLKAQGQLKLSASINQGVLQVNVIQGRQLSTRQKTTAITFVKVSLIPDGDSRRCSSKTSIVTDSNNPLYDHQFSFVIAEEDLKKRLHISVFDSSKASSLCEFLGGMSFGIQHLLNPQKDVMGWYHLLTEEISHHKHLKVSTVARMTPYKKGSLTDKKSADNDIITVSLSRSTSGYGFTVVDSCPVKIGKVDHSSPAASAGLCPGDHVISVNGHNVSRSQSSRVAKIVKNGGQSLVIEIQRASQLSFLNRSLWQPEPTMLLDPTDMRRCSHDKGYTSESDLSDTDEGIYSWPSNNTSTPVKKDKKSESSAASEKTISTLIHQLLTAESNFIDVMHAGMQLYSLPLRHSILTPQQHSSLFQNIEKLVMISQFQVKQIQNNIPASESSSDSDSSTTSSSATETAQHIGKIYQSKIAMFCQAYDLYAKGITSANKVLSDLSASEDFIKFVRNSTLESGEPSISSYIYLPVQHIVRVYNILQQILVFIDDASLSSTMHTFRSCIDNMTSYPSVSQILCLASLSPISSTPAADSQKSRSTTSTGSRGHCDGQLSLPTFQEY is encoded by the exons ATGAGTAACT atgtgGGTCACATATATAGAACCAGCATACGAAAGAAAATGGATCATGTTTATGAAGAGATTATTGCAGGGTCCTGCAAAAAGATGAAATTTGTTCGCCACGCCAAAGACAATGATGAAAGCAAGCCTACTCCATGCAAACGCAACAAGAACATGGTTTATACTCCATGTAAGGGAGTTTCAAATTGTCATGCAGTTCCTGGAACCCCAACACAGAAGATGCCCTTCACATCAACCTCTGTACTCAATCACAGAATCAGCTTGACAAACGACAACACATACCTCTGTCCAGCTCCTAGTACCACAGTGAAACATTTAAAAGCTCAgg GTCAACTAAAGTTGTCAGCTTCCATCAACCAAGGTGTTCTTCAAGTTAATG ttATTCAAGGTCGCCAATTGTCTACCAGACAGAAGACAACTGCTATTACTTTTGTTAAG gtGTCCCTGATTCCTGACGGTGATAGCAGGCGGTGTAGCAGTAAGACATCCATTGTGACAGACTCCAACAACCCTCTCTACGACCATCAGTTCTCATT tGTGATAGCTGAAGAAGATTTGAAGAAGAGGCTGCACATCTCTGTATTTGATAGCAGTAAAGCATCTAG TTTATGTGAGTTCCTTGGCGGCATGTCTTTTGGTATTCAACATCTGCTAAATCCTCAGAAG GACGTTATGGGTTGGTATCATCTACTAACAGAAGAAATCAGTCATCACAAGCATCTTAAAGTATCTACTGTAGCCAGAATGACACCATACAAAAAAG GTAGTCTAACAGACAAGAAATCAGCAGACAATGACATCATTACA GTTAGCCTCTCACGTAGTACCAGTGGTTATGGCTTTACAGTTGTCGACTCCTGTCCTGTAAAGATTGGTAAAGTAGACCACAGTTCTCCAGCTGCATCAGCAGGTCTATGCCCAGGGGACCATGTCATCTCTGTCAACGGTCACAACGTGTCAAGGTCACAGTCATCCAGAGTAGCAAAGATTGTCAA gaATGGCGGTCAGTCACTTGTCATCGAGATTCAACGTGCTAGTCAGTTATCCTTCCTGAACCGGTCACTATGGCAACCAGAACCCACCATGCTTCTAGACCCAACAGACATGAGACGCTGCAGCCACGACAAGGGTTACACTTCCGAGTCAGACCTGTCCGACACAGACGAGGGTATCTACTCCTGGCCAAGCAACAACACCAGTACACCTGTAAAGAAAGACAAGAAATCAGAG TCATCAGCAGCCTCAGAGAAGACAATCTCTACACTGATTCACCAACTCCTGACTGCAGAGTCCAACTTCATTGATGTCATGCATGCAGGCATGCAGCTGTACTCACTTCCTCTACGCCACAGTATCCTGACGCCACAGCAACACTCTTCCCTCTTCCAGAATATTGAAAAG TTGGTTATGATCTCTCAGTTCCAAGTCAAACAGATCCAGAACAACATCCCAGCCTCTGAATCATCGTCAGACTCAGACTCTAGTACCACTTCATCATCTGCTACAGAGACAGCTCAACACATCGGCAAGATCTATCAGTCTAAG atTGCAATGTTCTGCCAAGCCTATGACTTGTATGCCAAGGGTATAACCTCAGCCAACAAAGTTCTGTCAGATCTCAGCGCTTCAGAAGACTTCATCAAGTTTGTAAGG aaCTCCACGTTAGAGTCTGGTGAGCCATCCATCAGTAGCTACATCTACCTCCCAGTACAGCACATAGTCCGAGTCTACAACATTCTACAACAGATTCTAGTCTTCATTGATGATGCCAGTCTCTCATCTACTATGCACA CCTTTAGATCCTGTATTGACAACATGACCAGCTATCCTAGTGTTTCACAGATCCTTTGTCTAGCCTCACTTTCACCTATCTCCTCAACACCAGCAGCAGACAGCCAGAAGTCAAGGTCAACCACTAGCACAGGAAGTAGGGGGCACTGTGATGGTCAGCTATCTCTGCCAACGTTTCAGGAGTATTGA
- the LOC134708200 gene encoding uncharacterized protein LOC134708200 isoform X4, whose translation MDHVYEEIIAGSCKKMKFVRHAKDNDESKPTPCKRNKNMVYTPCKGVSNCHAVPGTPTQKMPFTSTSVLNHRISLTNDNTYLCPAPSTTVKHLKAQGQLKLSASINQGVLQVNVIQGRQLSTRQKTTAITFVKVSLIPDGDSRRCSSKTSIVTDSNNPLYDHQFSFVIAEEDLKKRLHISVFDSSKASSLCEFLGGMSFGIQHLLNPQKDVMGWYHLLTEEISHHKHLKVSTVARMTPYKKGSLTDKKSADNDIITVSLSRSTSGYGFTVVDSCPVKIGKVDHSSPAASAGLCPGDHVISVNGHNVSRSQSSRVAKIVKNGGQSLVIEIQRASQLSFLNRSLWQPEPTMLLDPTDMRRCSHDKGYTSESDLSDTDEGIYSWPSNNTSTPVKKDKKSESSAASEKTISTLIHQLLTAESNFIDVMHAGMQLYSLPLRHSILTPQQHSSLFQNIEKLVMISQFQVKQIQNNIPASESSSDSDSSTTSSSATETAQHIGKIYQSKIAMFCQAYDLYAKGITSANKVLSDLSASEDFIKFVRNSTLESGEPSISSYIYLPVQHIVRVYNILQQILVFIDDASLSSTMHTFRSCIDNMTSYPSVSQILCLASLSPISSTPAADSQKSRSTTSTGSRGHCDGQLSLPTFQEY comes from the exons ATGGATCATGTTTATGAAGAGATTATTGCAGGGTCCTGCAAAAAGATGAAATTTGTTCGCCACGCCAAAGACAATGATGAAAGCAAGCCTACTCCATGCAAACGCAACAAGAACATGGTTTATACTCCATGTAAGGGAGTTTCAAATTGTCATGCAGTTCCTGGAACCCCAACACAGAAGATGCCCTTCACATCAACCTCTGTACTCAATCACAGAATCAGCTTGACAAACGACAACACATACCTCTGTCCAGCTCCTAGTACCACAGTGAAACATTTAAAAGCTCAgg GTCAACTAAAGTTGTCAGCTTCCATCAACCAAGGTGTTCTTCAAGTTAATG ttATTCAAGGTCGCCAATTGTCTACCAGACAGAAGACAACTGCTATTACTTTTGTTAAG gtGTCCCTGATTCCTGACGGTGATAGCAGGCGGTGTAGCAGTAAGACATCCATTGTGACAGACTCCAACAACCCTCTCTACGACCATCAGTTCTCATT tGTGATAGCTGAAGAAGATTTGAAGAAGAGGCTGCACATCTCTGTATTTGATAGCAGTAAAGCATCTAG TTTATGTGAGTTCCTTGGCGGCATGTCTTTTGGTATTCAACATCTGCTAAATCCTCAGAAG GACGTTATGGGTTGGTATCATCTACTAACAGAAGAAATCAGTCATCACAAGCATCTTAAAGTATCTACTGTAGCCAGAATGACACCATACAAAAAAG GTAGTCTAACAGACAAGAAATCAGCAGACAATGACATCATTACA GTTAGCCTCTCACGTAGTACCAGTGGTTATGGCTTTACAGTTGTCGACTCCTGTCCTGTAAAGATTGGTAAAGTAGACCACAGTTCTCCAGCTGCATCAGCAGGTCTATGCCCAGGGGACCATGTCATCTCTGTCAACGGTCACAACGTGTCAAGGTCACAGTCATCCAGAGTAGCAAAGATTGTCAA gaATGGCGGTCAGTCACTTGTCATCGAGATTCAACGTGCTAGTCAGTTATCCTTCCTGAACCGGTCACTATGGCAACCAGAACCCACCATGCTTCTAGACCCAACAGACATGAGACGCTGCAGCCACGACAAGGGTTACACTTCCGAGTCAGACCTGTCCGACACAGACGAGGGTATCTACTCCTGGCCAAGCAACAACACCAGTACACCTGTAAAGAAAGACAAGAAATCAGAG TCATCAGCAGCCTCAGAGAAGACAATCTCTACACTGATTCACCAACTCCTGACTGCAGAGTCCAACTTCATTGATGTCATGCATGCAGGCATGCAGCTGTACTCACTTCCTCTACGCCACAGTATCCTGACGCCACAGCAACACTCTTCCCTCTTCCAGAATATTGAAAAG TTGGTTATGATCTCTCAGTTCCAAGTCAAACAGATCCAGAACAACATCCCAGCCTCTGAATCATCGTCAGACTCAGACTCTAGTACCACTTCATCATCTGCTACAGAGACAGCTCAACACATCGGCAAGATCTATCAGTCTAAG atTGCAATGTTCTGCCAAGCCTATGACTTGTATGCCAAGGGTATAACCTCAGCCAACAAAGTTCTGTCAGATCTCAGCGCTTCAGAAGACTTCATCAAGTTTGTAAGG aaCTCCACGTTAGAGTCTGGTGAGCCATCCATCAGTAGCTACATCTACCTCCCAGTACAGCACATAGTCCGAGTCTACAACATTCTACAACAGATTCTAGTCTTCATTGATGATGCCAGTCTCTCATCTACTATGCACA CCTTTAGATCCTGTATTGACAACATGACCAGCTATCCTAGTGTTTCACAGATCCTTTGTCTAGCCTCACTTTCACCTATCTCCTCAACACCAGCAGCAGACAGCCAGAAGTCAAGGTCAACCACTAGCACAGGAAGTAGGGGGCACTGTGATGGTCAGCTATCTCTGCCAACGTTTCAGGAGTATTGA
- the LOC134708200 gene encoding uncharacterized protein LOC134708200 isoform X1 — MTSKHLQKTVIEKKVKRIKLQDVGHIYRTSIRKKMDHVYEEIIAGSCKKMKFVRHAKDNDESKPTPCKRNKNMVYTPCKGVSNCHAVPGTPTQKMPFTSTSVLNHRISLTNDNTYLCPAPSTTVKHLKAQGQLKLSASINQGVLQVNVIQGRQLSTRQKTTAITFVKVSLIPDGDSRRCSSKTSIVTDSNNPLYDHQFSFVIAEEDLKKRLHISVFDSSKASSLCEFLGGMSFGIQHLLNPQKDVMGWYHLLTEEISHHKHLKVSTVARMTPYKKGSLTDKKSADNDIITVSLSRSTSGYGFTVVDSCPVKIGKVDHSSPAASAGLCPGDHVISVNGHNVSRSQSSRVAKIVKNGGQSLVIEIQRASQLSFLNRSLWQPEPTMLLDPTDMRRCSHDKGYTSESDLSDTDEGIYSWPSNNTSTPVKKDKKSESSAASEKTISTLIHQLLTAESNFIDVMHAGMQLYSLPLRHSILTPQQHSSLFQNIEKLVMISQFQVKQIQNNIPASESSSDSDSSTTSSSATETAQHIGKIYQSKIAMFCQAYDLYAKGITSANKVLSDLSASEDFIKFVRNSTLESGEPSISSYIYLPVQHIVRVYNILQQILVFIDDASLSSTMHTFRSCIDNMTSYPSVSQILCLASLSPISSTPAADSQKSRSTTSTGSRGHCDGQLSLPTFQEY; from the exons ATGACTTCAAAACATCTGCAGAAAACggttatagaaaaaaaagtgaaacgaATCAAACTGCAAG atgtgGGTCACATATATAGAACCAGCATACGAAAGAAAATGGATCATGTTTATGAAGAGATTATTGCAGGGTCCTGCAAAAAGATGAAATTTGTTCGCCACGCCAAAGACAATGATGAAAGCAAGCCTACTCCATGCAAACGCAACAAGAACATGGTTTATACTCCATGTAAGGGAGTTTCAAATTGTCATGCAGTTCCTGGAACCCCAACACAGAAGATGCCCTTCACATCAACCTCTGTACTCAATCACAGAATCAGCTTGACAAACGACAACACATACCTCTGTCCAGCTCCTAGTACCACAGTGAAACATTTAAAAGCTCAgg GTCAACTAAAGTTGTCAGCTTCCATCAACCAAGGTGTTCTTCAAGTTAATG ttATTCAAGGTCGCCAATTGTCTACCAGACAGAAGACAACTGCTATTACTTTTGTTAAG gtGTCCCTGATTCCTGACGGTGATAGCAGGCGGTGTAGCAGTAAGACATCCATTGTGACAGACTCCAACAACCCTCTCTACGACCATCAGTTCTCATT tGTGATAGCTGAAGAAGATTTGAAGAAGAGGCTGCACATCTCTGTATTTGATAGCAGTAAAGCATCTAG TTTATGTGAGTTCCTTGGCGGCATGTCTTTTGGTATTCAACATCTGCTAAATCCTCAGAAG GACGTTATGGGTTGGTATCATCTACTAACAGAAGAAATCAGTCATCACAAGCATCTTAAAGTATCTACTGTAGCCAGAATGACACCATACAAAAAAG GTAGTCTAACAGACAAGAAATCAGCAGACAATGACATCATTACA GTTAGCCTCTCACGTAGTACCAGTGGTTATGGCTTTACAGTTGTCGACTCCTGTCCTGTAAAGATTGGTAAAGTAGACCACAGTTCTCCAGCTGCATCAGCAGGTCTATGCCCAGGGGACCATGTCATCTCTGTCAACGGTCACAACGTGTCAAGGTCACAGTCATCCAGAGTAGCAAAGATTGTCAA gaATGGCGGTCAGTCACTTGTCATCGAGATTCAACGTGCTAGTCAGTTATCCTTCCTGAACCGGTCACTATGGCAACCAGAACCCACCATGCTTCTAGACCCAACAGACATGAGACGCTGCAGCCACGACAAGGGTTACACTTCCGAGTCAGACCTGTCCGACACAGACGAGGGTATCTACTCCTGGCCAAGCAACAACACCAGTACACCTGTAAAGAAAGACAAGAAATCAGAG TCATCAGCAGCCTCAGAGAAGACAATCTCTACACTGATTCACCAACTCCTGACTGCAGAGTCCAACTTCATTGATGTCATGCATGCAGGCATGCAGCTGTACTCACTTCCTCTACGCCACAGTATCCTGACGCCACAGCAACACTCTTCCCTCTTCCAGAATATTGAAAAG TTGGTTATGATCTCTCAGTTCCAAGTCAAACAGATCCAGAACAACATCCCAGCCTCTGAATCATCGTCAGACTCAGACTCTAGTACCACTTCATCATCTGCTACAGAGACAGCTCAACACATCGGCAAGATCTATCAGTCTAAG atTGCAATGTTCTGCCAAGCCTATGACTTGTATGCCAAGGGTATAACCTCAGCCAACAAAGTTCTGTCAGATCTCAGCGCTTCAGAAGACTTCATCAAGTTTGTAAGG aaCTCCACGTTAGAGTCTGGTGAGCCATCCATCAGTAGCTACATCTACCTCCCAGTACAGCACATAGTCCGAGTCTACAACATTCTACAACAGATTCTAGTCTTCATTGATGATGCCAGTCTCTCATCTACTATGCACA CCTTTAGATCCTGTATTGACAACATGACCAGCTATCCTAGTGTTTCACAGATCCTTTGTCTAGCCTCACTTTCACCTATCTCCTCAACACCAGCAGCAGACAGCCAGAAGTCAAGGTCAACCACTAGCACAGGAAGTAGGGGGCACTGTGATGGTCAGCTATCTCTGCCAACGTTTCAGGAGTATTGA
- the LOC134708200 gene encoding uncharacterized protein LOC134708200 isoform X2: protein MLSAENDVGHIYRTSIRKKMDHVYEEIIAGSCKKMKFVRHAKDNDESKPTPCKRNKNMVYTPCKGVSNCHAVPGTPTQKMPFTSTSVLNHRISLTNDNTYLCPAPSTTVKHLKAQGQLKLSASINQGVLQVNVIQGRQLSTRQKTTAITFVKVSLIPDGDSRRCSSKTSIVTDSNNPLYDHQFSFVIAEEDLKKRLHISVFDSSKASSLCEFLGGMSFGIQHLLNPQKDVMGWYHLLTEEISHHKHLKVSTVARMTPYKKGSLTDKKSADNDIITVSLSRSTSGYGFTVVDSCPVKIGKVDHSSPAASAGLCPGDHVISVNGHNVSRSQSSRVAKIVKNGGQSLVIEIQRASQLSFLNRSLWQPEPTMLLDPTDMRRCSHDKGYTSESDLSDTDEGIYSWPSNNTSTPVKKDKKSESSAASEKTISTLIHQLLTAESNFIDVMHAGMQLYSLPLRHSILTPQQHSSLFQNIEKLVMISQFQVKQIQNNIPASESSSDSDSSTTSSSATETAQHIGKIYQSKIAMFCQAYDLYAKGITSANKVLSDLSASEDFIKFVRNSTLESGEPSISSYIYLPVQHIVRVYNILQQILVFIDDASLSSTMHTFRSCIDNMTSYPSVSQILCLASLSPISSTPAADSQKSRSTTSTGSRGHCDGQLSLPTFQEY from the exons ATGTTATCAGCGGAGAATG atgtgGGTCACATATATAGAACCAGCATACGAAAGAAAATGGATCATGTTTATGAAGAGATTATTGCAGGGTCCTGCAAAAAGATGAAATTTGTTCGCCACGCCAAAGACAATGATGAAAGCAAGCCTACTCCATGCAAACGCAACAAGAACATGGTTTATACTCCATGTAAGGGAGTTTCAAATTGTCATGCAGTTCCTGGAACCCCAACACAGAAGATGCCCTTCACATCAACCTCTGTACTCAATCACAGAATCAGCTTGACAAACGACAACACATACCTCTGTCCAGCTCCTAGTACCACAGTGAAACATTTAAAAGCTCAgg GTCAACTAAAGTTGTCAGCTTCCATCAACCAAGGTGTTCTTCAAGTTAATG ttATTCAAGGTCGCCAATTGTCTACCAGACAGAAGACAACTGCTATTACTTTTGTTAAG gtGTCCCTGATTCCTGACGGTGATAGCAGGCGGTGTAGCAGTAAGACATCCATTGTGACAGACTCCAACAACCCTCTCTACGACCATCAGTTCTCATT tGTGATAGCTGAAGAAGATTTGAAGAAGAGGCTGCACATCTCTGTATTTGATAGCAGTAAAGCATCTAG TTTATGTGAGTTCCTTGGCGGCATGTCTTTTGGTATTCAACATCTGCTAAATCCTCAGAAG GACGTTATGGGTTGGTATCATCTACTAACAGAAGAAATCAGTCATCACAAGCATCTTAAAGTATCTACTGTAGCCAGAATGACACCATACAAAAAAG GTAGTCTAACAGACAAGAAATCAGCAGACAATGACATCATTACA GTTAGCCTCTCACGTAGTACCAGTGGTTATGGCTTTACAGTTGTCGACTCCTGTCCTGTAAAGATTGGTAAAGTAGACCACAGTTCTCCAGCTGCATCAGCAGGTCTATGCCCAGGGGACCATGTCATCTCTGTCAACGGTCACAACGTGTCAAGGTCACAGTCATCCAGAGTAGCAAAGATTGTCAA gaATGGCGGTCAGTCACTTGTCATCGAGATTCAACGTGCTAGTCAGTTATCCTTCCTGAACCGGTCACTATGGCAACCAGAACCCACCATGCTTCTAGACCCAACAGACATGAGACGCTGCAGCCACGACAAGGGTTACACTTCCGAGTCAGACCTGTCCGACACAGACGAGGGTATCTACTCCTGGCCAAGCAACAACACCAGTACACCTGTAAAGAAAGACAAGAAATCAGAG TCATCAGCAGCCTCAGAGAAGACAATCTCTACACTGATTCACCAACTCCTGACTGCAGAGTCCAACTTCATTGATGTCATGCATGCAGGCATGCAGCTGTACTCACTTCCTCTACGCCACAGTATCCTGACGCCACAGCAACACTCTTCCCTCTTCCAGAATATTGAAAAG TTGGTTATGATCTCTCAGTTCCAAGTCAAACAGATCCAGAACAACATCCCAGCCTCTGAATCATCGTCAGACTCAGACTCTAGTACCACTTCATCATCTGCTACAGAGACAGCTCAACACATCGGCAAGATCTATCAGTCTAAG atTGCAATGTTCTGCCAAGCCTATGACTTGTATGCCAAGGGTATAACCTCAGCCAACAAAGTTCTGTCAGATCTCAGCGCTTCAGAAGACTTCATCAAGTTTGTAAGG aaCTCCACGTTAGAGTCTGGTGAGCCATCCATCAGTAGCTACATCTACCTCCCAGTACAGCACATAGTCCGAGTCTACAACATTCTACAACAGATTCTAGTCTTCATTGATGATGCCAGTCTCTCATCTACTATGCACA CCTTTAGATCCTGTATTGACAACATGACCAGCTATCCTAGTGTTTCACAGATCCTTTGTCTAGCCTCACTTTCACCTATCTCCTCAACACCAGCAGCAGACAGCCAGAAGTCAAGGTCAACCACTAGCACAGGAAGTAGGGGGCACTGTGATGGTCAGCTATCTCTGCCAACGTTTCAGGAGTATTGA
- the LOC134708200 gene encoding uncharacterized protein LOC134708200 isoform X5, producing the protein MVISTSVPTFVRGQLKLSASINQGVLQVNVIQGRQLSTRQKTTAITFVKVSLIPDGDSRRCSSKTSIVTDSNNPLYDHQFSFVIAEEDLKKRLHISVFDSSKASSLCEFLGGMSFGIQHLLNPQKDVMGWYHLLTEEISHHKHLKVSTVARMTPYKKGSLTDKKSADNDIITVSLSRSTSGYGFTVVDSCPVKIGKVDHSSPAASAGLCPGDHVISVNGHNVSRSQSSRVAKIVKNGGQSLVIEIQRASQLSFLNRSLWQPEPTMLLDPTDMRRCSHDKGYTSESDLSDTDEGIYSWPSNNTSTPVKKDKKSESSAASEKTISTLIHQLLTAESNFIDVMHAGMQLYSLPLRHSILTPQQHSSLFQNIEKLVMISQFQVKQIQNNIPASESSSDSDSSTTSSSATETAQHIGKIYQSKIAMFCQAYDLYAKGITSANKVLSDLSASEDFIKFVRNSTLESGEPSISSYIYLPVQHIVRVYNILQQILVFIDDASLSSTMHTFRSCIDNMTSYPSVSQILCLASLSPISSTPAADSQKSRSTTSTGSRGHCDGQLSLPTFQEY; encoded by the exons ATGGTTATTAGTACTTCTGTTCCAACTTTTGTAAGAG GTCAACTAAAGTTGTCAGCTTCCATCAACCAAGGTGTTCTTCAAGTTAATG ttATTCAAGGTCGCCAATTGTCTACCAGACAGAAGACAACTGCTATTACTTTTGTTAAG gtGTCCCTGATTCCTGACGGTGATAGCAGGCGGTGTAGCAGTAAGACATCCATTGTGACAGACTCCAACAACCCTCTCTACGACCATCAGTTCTCATT tGTGATAGCTGAAGAAGATTTGAAGAAGAGGCTGCACATCTCTGTATTTGATAGCAGTAAAGCATCTAG TTTATGTGAGTTCCTTGGCGGCATGTCTTTTGGTATTCAACATCTGCTAAATCCTCAGAAG GACGTTATGGGTTGGTATCATCTACTAACAGAAGAAATCAGTCATCACAAGCATCTTAAAGTATCTACTGTAGCCAGAATGACACCATACAAAAAAG GTAGTCTAACAGACAAGAAATCAGCAGACAATGACATCATTACA GTTAGCCTCTCACGTAGTACCAGTGGTTATGGCTTTACAGTTGTCGACTCCTGTCCTGTAAAGATTGGTAAAGTAGACCACAGTTCTCCAGCTGCATCAGCAGGTCTATGCCCAGGGGACCATGTCATCTCTGTCAACGGTCACAACGTGTCAAGGTCACAGTCATCCAGAGTAGCAAAGATTGTCAA gaATGGCGGTCAGTCACTTGTCATCGAGATTCAACGTGCTAGTCAGTTATCCTTCCTGAACCGGTCACTATGGCAACCAGAACCCACCATGCTTCTAGACCCAACAGACATGAGACGCTGCAGCCACGACAAGGGTTACACTTCCGAGTCAGACCTGTCCGACACAGACGAGGGTATCTACTCCTGGCCAAGCAACAACACCAGTACACCTGTAAAGAAAGACAAGAAATCAGAG TCATCAGCAGCCTCAGAGAAGACAATCTCTACACTGATTCACCAACTCCTGACTGCAGAGTCCAACTTCATTGATGTCATGCATGCAGGCATGCAGCTGTACTCACTTCCTCTACGCCACAGTATCCTGACGCCACAGCAACACTCTTCCCTCTTCCAGAATATTGAAAAG TTGGTTATGATCTCTCAGTTCCAAGTCAAACAGATCCAGAACAACATCCCAGCCTCTGAATCATCGTCAGACTCAGACTCTAGTACCACTTCATCATCTGCTACAGAGACAGCTCAACACATCGGCAAGATCTATCAGTCTAAG atTGCAATGTTCTGCCAAGCCTATGACTTGTATGCCAAGGGTATAACCTCAGCCAACAAAGTTCTGTCAGATCTCAGCGCTTCAGAAGACTTCATCAAGTTTGTAAGG aaCTCCACGTTAGAGTCTGGTGAGCCATCCATCAGTAGCTACATCTACCTCCCAGTACAGCACATAGTCCGAGTCTACAACATTCTACAACAGATTCTAGTCTTCATTGATGATGCCAGTCTCTCATCTACTATGCACA CCTTTAGATCCTGTATTGACAACATGACCAGCTATCCTAGTGTTTCACAGATCCTTTGTCTAGCCTCACTTTCACCTATCTCCTCAACACCAGCAGCAGACAGCCAGAAGTCAAGGTCAACCACTAGCACAGGAAGTAGGGGGCACTGTGATGGTCAGCTATCTCTGCCAACGTTTCAGGAGTATTGA